In Citrus sinensis cultivar Valencia sweet orange chromosome 3, DVS_A1.0, whole genome shotgun sequence, the sequence agctaaaaattctgaaatttctcCATCTCTCTCGATGGCTGTAGCTTAAGAATCACAACACCATAATAGCAAAATGAAACTAAGGCGACACTATGTTTCTCACTGGAAACCTTCTAGCAAGTAGCAACATTGCTTTTAACAACTTGCTACAACAGTTAATGCACCATGCAGGTAATCTAGGGGCTTTTCGGTAATGTTTCGTaattggtaattttatttttgttttcaacatTCAAAGTGTAATAATGTTCGATGTTTGACATAACAAAAAGACAGGCTTCATTATTACTATATCCCAAGGACTAGAGACTTGGACTTGAGTCAATCaaggatttatttatttttttctaagttcatttcatttgatataaattatttaaattatatcaatttgtgttaattttattcttgaattgaactttctcaaataatgttaattttgagTAAATATAACTTATATAATTAGTATaatctatttataaaaatagtattaACAAACATATActcattgtttttattatttgcaaTCATAACTCCTGAACAAgtattactgttttctttttaaaacacaTGATACACAAAATAATACCAAACATctacattaatttaaaatacaacAACTTTAAAACATCAtctttattctcatttttgttttgagaaAATACTAATAGGAAGATAATACTAAAACACTTCCTCAAGGATATTCACATTACAGATCTCTACCATGagatcttttttatttaaatttgggtggttttttttttttttttgaaatctaAATAGACCTGAAATtagtatgaatttttaataaaattgaatatcaGAATTTGgatgatatgttttttttcttttgtctgAATCgctaaaaacaaataataagtttttttttaacttaaaaaatcttaaaactaatatttttacatttatacccttacaaattataaatgttaaaaaaataacaaatgtctcaaaaagaataaataagataatatattatcataaaataagttatattcaattgaatataactctttaatattctatattatatatgttaatcgattttattattgtttatgatGCTTGtctatgaaaaatattcctaaaaaattatgaagataaataatgctaatttgatgaaaataaaaagataaaaataacaatagtaTACTACTATGAgtgatgatacagccacaaacttttatacaaacttatcttgtacaaactgacgcgGCATTAACtcattagttgaataaaaatataaaatataaaataataaaaataaatcatgtgggtcaagtgatatttaattcaaccaatcttatcatgccacacgagtttgtacaaaataaatttgtacaagagtttgtatgtatatcattactctactactatatattatcacaagttatataGAGATGGAcaataatgctaattattaaattttatttaggtaatgatgaaaattaattaattagatatggatattttggagaatgttttttaatgatatcatttagaatttttaaattaagcaaaaagtttaaaaaattagcttaatgacttaatggttgaaattttttattaagttaaaaaaatgacttaactaattaaaattaagtcaattaagtcattaaataaaaaaaaaaacaagtagCCCTAGCAAAGCAAACTTTTCattagttttgaattttgatcacAATGTTTATGCTTTTATATTATAACGCATATGCATTAAAGtttacatttttctctctcttttttagctaattattcataattaattcaaaccCTATGTTTATAAAATGCCATCAAATGTCTCTATTACGGACTTGTCTTTGCACAGCCTATTTCAATGTTAACTGCACaacttattaataattctatatgttaaaaaaaaaaatcgattcAAGTAATATATGCACTAACAGCTGACTCCTATAAGAACTAATGGTTTACCACCCGACCAATTGGTGGTTTCCGATTATTTTTAAgcttaagaaaagaaaatagatacttcttattttgtaaaatattaagtaGGAATTAATGAAGTTCATTAGTAAATAATCACTTTGGTTGGACATGACCAGTCGTTTACGTTAACCAAAAATAACCGACGATCAGTTGAGTTGGAGACCGCGAAAGTGTAGACTTTTTAATGACAATATGCGTAGAGATAAAAGACTCGACAGAGACGAAACGAGAATCGAAGGTTGAAGACTAGGCGGTTGAGTTGAGTTTCATAAAGAATAAAGATGGTGGCGTTATCTCTTTACAGAGGGAACCTTCACAGGGTCCCAGACGTGCCTCGTCGATGGCTAATGCCGGCAGCGAGAATCTctttcaaagatttcaaaacccTTTTGAACCGCCGCAACAGAGCCCTCTCTCGCCTCCGCCAACACTCCCTCGCCGCCGGTAACGCCATCACTTCAAACCCTAATTCCAATTGTAAACAAGAAGACGAAGCCGTTAAACCTAATGGGTCGTCGCTTCAGGTTCAGTTAGATGAGGGTAAAGAGGGTAATTGTCGAGAGGAAGAACgaaatgttaaaaatgaagAGATCATGGATCGGGGGAAATTGGACGATGGAGATCGTTCGGAGAAACCGGAACCGGTCGATGATGCAGAGGTGGCAGCGGTTTTTAAGGTGGATGGTGATGAGAAACTGCAATCTTTGGATGTGGTTAAGAAAGCAGCTGAACCCGTTGAATCGGCTGACCCTGCGTCTAACCCTAATGTACAGGTATTTAGACattgaaagttaaaaaaataaataaaaaacttcaCTCATTTTAAGTCATTTTATTGGActcttattttgaaaaaaagaacccttttttttgttggagTTTGGTTTATTAATGAATATAAATcaccaaaatattaataaatcgagaagtaattaattttaactctAGATATGTTTCGGAATTATTGTTAATGTGAATgtaaatgagataaaattgtTTGATACTTTACGAGTGGCCTAGTTGATTTGGGTACTAGAATCATTTGGTTTTGAGCTTCATCTGGAAGAAAAAtcccaaaatgatttttaggccatgtgtttttgtttcttttgggCTGTTTTTGGTGATGGCTTGTATTTCTTTTGCTTGCTAGACAAGTAATAAACCGGATGTGCTATATGGTAAAGAGAAACGGAAAAAGGAAATCGAGGAGAAGCTGGAAACTTTGAATGCCAAAAAGCATAATCTAGTGCAAGCTCTGAAGCAAGTAAGTTTTGTTTTCATACTTTTCTTGTGTtaagatgaaaattttttggaGCTAATTGTTGGTCTTTGGCAGCTATTGAATGCTGAGGAGGAACTAAAGAGACGTAATTGTACTCAAGGAATGGTGATTCGGCCTACTGGTCCACTTCAAGTGGATGTCACAAGTGAGTCTGGGTTGATGGCCAGACAGACTACACCTAGGACAGGCTCAGAGGCAAATCTTGTTGGCGACACAGAAGGGGCAGAAGCAGAAGATGCTTCAAACCAAAATGCTCACTCACGCCATATGCTCAGAATGAGCAGCATGTCTCCATCTTCAGAATCTCCTCTTAGAAGACCCACCATTCTTCAACATAATGTGGTAGCATACGTATCAATGACTATCATGCATGCTACTGCTTATCTGTTTGAAAATTTAGTGAAATGTCATGCATGCTACTGCTTATCTGTTTGAATCCGTCCCCCCTTTTTACTGCAGAATTGTAGTTAACATGATCATATATTGAAGGAACGGATTCCAACTGATCATTCTGTTTCCATAACTAGTGAAGTTTTCTTAGAACACTGTGACTGTATGATTGAGAGAATGATCAGATGGAATATCCGCTACTATCTAGGTTATAATGTTCTAAGAAAACTTCAATAGTTATGGAAACTTGGGCCTGCTATTCAGAAAAGCAGTATATACTACTATCTGGGTTCTATTAAATGGTATTACTTGGTagctttttgtttaatttatgaaCTGCAAAATTTTTTAGTTCTGAATGTTGACGACAAATCTTACTGGaacaaatattcatttagagtccttaaaaatttttaatattcctCAATATACACATGCACGCATGGTTTTCATATATTGTCAATGTTTTGTATCTGTAAATTCTTGTATGAAACTGTGTCATGAAATGAAACATTGGATGAGTGTAAAGATTTATTAATTGCTGCCAGCTTTTCCATGTTAcccaaatcttttgagtatGTGAGATccatcattcatttatttcgCTTGCATCTAGGTTCCACACCCTTCTCGAGCAAGTTTGGCAGTCACTGGTAGTCCATCGCGCTTTGCTCCTCCTGGCCATCAGGGGAATTCTGGGAATCTGCCCACGGTATGTGTTTCGGGCACAAATTATGTTGCATCCTCTCCTTCCCCTGCAGCATCAGGTGGCACATCCGTATTTAGAGATGCTCGACAGCCGAGTCCATGGAATTAGAAGCTATGCTCGACAACCAAGTCCATGGAATTAGAAGCTATGTGATTGCACCACTATGCTTTTCTGTACTTGAGGTTAGATATTGACGGTGATATAGATCTCCTGGGATCACATAGCATGCTGGATACCACTTCAACTATTATAACCTTACTCTAGAGGAATGAGAATGTACCCGTTGCAGTACCATGTTAGTTTGTCAGGTCAAGTACTGCTGGAACTCCAATCTCTTGAAGCCAAGTAATTGAATCTGAGTCTCAAAAGTTGCGAGAGTTGTAAATTCAATGTTGTTCCAGGCCATTACATAGCCCTGCTGTAGGTATGAGAGAATGAAGAAACGCAATGTATCTACATTTTGTACATTATTTTCTACATGTTCGATATGTTATAGCTGATTTGCTTTTCTTCTCAATGACAGACAAAACGTCTTATTGAAAAGGATTAAGAAAAGTCGTGGTatagattttacaaaagaTTTGGTCTGGATAGACGTATGGGCCAGCACATGTTTGTGTTTGCCTTTCTTCcattaataatacaaaaatgaaCTAAGCAAATTCATGAAGTATCACCACGAATGGGCAAATGGATATGGACCAAACAAAGTTCCTtgtgaaaattgaaaacgatTGTACAAATTTGAGGATGAAACATAGGCGAGCCCCCACAGAGATTTTTTAGTCACTGGATTGATACTCGGACTGTTTCGATTACTACCTACTTGGCCGTTCAGCGACTGGTCACACTCAATCTCAGTAACTTTCGTAAGCAGCAAGCTTACAGTACAACCTAAACCATCCGATTGTTTCTTCAAATAGATAAAGTCAATGGTCAACAAATCACACACCTCCGTTACCTCCACTTCTTTAGCATGTTGGATATAATAAGagcaaacaaagaaaacagcCGTTGGGCTTAGATCGCATCTATCTGATCTCACCACACAAGTCCCAATCCACGGAACCCCAGCATATCACTGGCCTAAGGCCCCTTCAAATTTACTATTCCAAATCCAACCCCAAAACAATTAGGCAAATTCCAAGTCTGCAACACAACAAACTACTCTGCCTACTGCTGCCTtcatcagtttttttttttttccttcttatcCCTAAACACCTCACCCagccaaaacaaaataacacaAGCACGCTGCACGTTCATAGCATCAGCCCCAGACCCGCTTAACTCGTCCATGGATCCCACTCTCAAAAGGTCTAACACCAAAAGTATaatcaaaaccaaaaccaaaaccagTCACCCGACAGAAACAAATTTAGATGCCCCTAGATCATCTAAACCTTTTTATTATATGAGCAATAACTGGTCAAGATTGAATCTTTACCGCAACGAAGCACGTGCATCTCAAAAACAAATCGTCAACCCACCTAGCAAAGACATCCATTTGCAAGCCAGAGCCATGACTGTTTCTGCCGACTCTGATATCTCCAGATTCTTGCTCAATAAACCAAGCAAGCAACAGCCCCAGAGAAAAGCTAAAGAGAGCAGAAGAACGACGGAAGCATCCAAAGAGGAGCTCAAGAAATCGGCGAAAGGAGGGTCGGTGAACAGTTTAAATATGGGGGCCTTCGATTGTGAAGAGGGACttgaaagtaaaaaattagtgTTTGTGAAGGATAAAGATGTGAAGAAGGATCTAGAACATGAAGTGAAAGATTTGAAGAGAGTTTCAGTTTCATTTGGAAGAAGGAGATCCTTCTGTGGCTCACGAGTGGAGTTGGCTGATGTTCTTGCAAGCTGTGGTGTGAAAATTGTTTCAGTTGATATGCCGCCATTTATGCAGATCCATGCTGTTGATTGTGCAAGAAAAACTTATGATAGCTTAGAAAAGTTCACTGCCAAAACCCTTGCACTCACTCTGAAGAAGGTAAGAACTTTCACTAATTTACATttgtcactttttttttttttttaataatgagcTTTTGAGTGATAGCaaattttaatctatgatTGTCAAGAatgtaaagagaaaaaattattatagttattttaatattttttctcacACTTAATACCTTAATATTATCTAATCTCTAAATTGGCTTATTATTTCTctcaattataaattatttacttatagaaaaaaattaatttttgtgttatgtaaataagtaaatttgatctttttacATATAGTGATTACTtttcagagaaaaagaaattctttatatatatatgtaaattgtATTCTCAATtgtattcttatttaaataagatgagtttaaaaatctttcaaaataaaaaatatttttaaaaaatcttgttAAGAGAAAGTGGGGGGTGACCGTGTTTCTTAATAGACATTGAACTGAACTAATGAGTTTGTGGTCACGGCTGCGACTTTTCTGCAGGAGTTTGATGAGGTTTATGGGCCGGCATGGCACTGCATCGTGGGGACAAGTTTTGGTTCTTTCGTCACGCATTCAGTGGGTGGGTTTCTGTATTTTTCAATGGATCAAAAATTGTACATTCTTTTGTTTAAGACCACTGTACAGCGAGCTGATTGAAGCGCATGGCTTCATGTTAAAATATGCACCATTATCCCTCCTTACTCCGTGCacttattatattttgttgacttttgatgatttttttggcCATCAAAGGTTTCTAGGCCATCGCAGGCTATGAGGTTAGGTTAGGTACTAATGAAAAAGCACTTCTACACTTCTAATTTATCATAGAGTAGtttactttattgttttaGTCTCCCTAGTAAGTAATTTTTGGGAATATTTAGCCGCTTGCattatgttgtattttattgtattaatttttttttttttatgttaattcaTGTttgactaaaatttttaattgaattgtaTTGTATTGCATCAGAATAATGGCtaatacaataaaatgaacataaaataaattcttgtgAGTGGGACTATTAGCCCCccttcaaaatcttttttaaacctcttttttaattatatttcatttaatgcTAAAAGTACTATTTATCTAAATaaacactatttttatttataaattttacaatttctaaTAACTTTCTCACTCTTTCAgtcttaataattatattcctctcttcaaactttctttatcatttaatttctaaaaaaaatctaaaagaaaaaagtaagaaaaatcttatcaaatattaaatattttatgggtCCAATACAATTTTACCGTACATGTAAACTTTGGGTGCAACAATTAGTTTGaaaatccttaaaaaattatttgtagtgagataaaattttatttaatttattttctctcaatcttGTATCCTAATTTTGTTGCTACATATATTACAAGAGTATTATTTTGTCTTAAAAAATTTGCttcttaaatttagattattctaatgattaaaaaaaattatattgtgcaagcaaaatgaaattgaagagagaaagaaaatataaatgagattaagattctatttatatttgtccttaaatataattataatatcacaggagttttataaaatcaaagaagGGGTTCTAATAGTCCAACTCATCTCTTATTTAGGTTGTAGtgcattaaaatattgttcatattttacatttttattattttacttttattattcaataatttataatgaatttatatttatatttaaataaaatttgattttgaacaataatattaacatagaaaatgtaaataaaccgcaaaaatttaataaataagtgataatatattaatttacttttataatataaaatcattctaattattcaactttaaatatgtaaaaagtattttaattatttaattatttactgtCTACTAAAATactaaacttaaattaaacaattatatgttaatattatattttattataatataatgtaaCTTACCTTACACtatcatttatattataataactaatataaaaaaattaaattatgtaataatatgatattaaaatattaaattttttaaatcatgttttaatattaacataaataataacacaaAGTAATATTATATAAGTCCATATTACACCAAACATGATATTGTATATAATACaccaaacataaattttttaaatcatgttttaatattaagataaataataccACAAAGTAATATTATATACGTTCATATTACACCAAACATgatattgtattataacttAATAGGATAAACCCTAATGTAATGTATCATAATGCAATAAGgctaatacaatataatacaatacagtgtgCTGAACACActctttttatgttttttatttttgctaaaaaaaaataggaaatgaaaaattttactttttttttttaaaaaaaaaattattattcaatttccATGATTTGGCAGTTTTAAATGATCTAATCTGTTAGACATTGCTTTTTATCATAACGTCCTTAAAGTTTGTTCTTTGTTCTTCTCATCATATATGATGAGGGAGCGGAATCGCTTGGTAGTCTGCAATTTAGAAGGTGAAGTTTCGTGATACAGAGTAGCATTGTGTTGTCGTTAACCACAGTTCCAGCAGGACCCTCATTAACAACAGATTGCAGAGAGGGTCCGCCACGTCAATGATTTCACGTTTCAATTCTGACTCTGACAACACGGTTGTTTCCTGCAAGGGCTTTTACTTTGGGAACTATGTCATGTTCATCCATCGTACACGTATTTGAGTGATGCTTGTACTGTAGCGGCAGCTCCAATCCTCATTTGAACGGCAAATTTCATGAGATGTTTCGTCTTATCTATGGCAGAGGTTTGTTATCCCTCGCTTTCTGTGATGCAAATGTAGCTGTGTATTTAGTTACTGTTCTTCCACAAGGAAAAATCCTTTGTAGGTCCATAAATGGAGCTCTGAAACCTTTAGATCAGCTGTTGCACCAGACCGTGTGAGTGTGATCGGCTCGTCTTGTTTCCTTTAGTGTTGCATCAATCAGGATCAAGATTTCTCAGattttaaacaatttcaaGTGAATTGAGCTTTTAATCAATATAAGACGTGAGGCCTCAAAACACAATCAATGCCGAGTTAAGTCGAGTTCTAATGTTCTGTCATTGATGCAGTGGAGTCGCGAGGAGACTGTTACCAGACACTTCTGACGTACTATTTATTAGTTTAGCTCGAAGAATGAGTCCCTTTACTCTTCAGTCAACGACCCAATCAAAATCAAGCATTGAGTGGGGCACCTGGCTCTGCTGCTGGGGTTAGCTTAGCTCTCTGTTTGCCATAGCCTGTAACGTAACGTCGCTTTAAACAAACTGAGCTGGGCTCTGTGACTTAAGCCTGACCCATGACTTAAATAATGATTTCCAAAGCCTGGCCCAGCAGATCCAATGCTGGAGCCTGGACGTTCATTTTCTGCAAACTACGTCTGCCTAGTACCTTGCCTTCCCTATACGAAAACAAATGTCTACTCTTCTGGATacacaataattaaatgattCGTCCCAGTTcatgtctaatttttttttaatattatatattacaatCTACTGATATGTTCATGTTtgtacaaaaaagaaaaaaagaaaatttt encodes:
- the LOC102623830 gene encoding uncharacterized protein LOC102623830 isoform X1 — its product is MVALSLYRGNLHRVPDVPRRWLMPAARISFKDFKTLLNRRNRALSRLRQHSLAAGNAITSNPNSNCKQEDEAVKPNGSSLQVQLDEGKEGNCREEERNVKNEEIMDRGKLDDGDRSEKPEPVDDAEVAAVFKVDGDEKLQSLDVVKKAAEPVESADPASNPNVQTSNKPDVLYGKEKRKKEIEEKLETLNAKKHNLVQALKQLLNAEEELKRRNCTQGMVIRPTGPLQVDVTSESGLMARQTTPRTGSEANLVGDTEGAEAEDASNQNAHSRHMLRMSSMSPSSESPLRRPTILQHNVVPHPSRASLAVTGSPSRFAPPGHQGNSGNLPTVCVSGTNYVASSPSPAASGGTSVFRDARQPSPWN
- the LOC102623830 gene encoding uncharacterized protein LOC102623830 isoform X3, whose protein sequence is MVALSLYRGNLHRVPDVPRRWLMPAARISFKDFKTLLNRRNRALSRLRQHSLAAGNAITSNPNSNCKQEDEAVKPNGSSLQVQLDEGKEGNCREEERNVKNEEIMDRGKLDDGDRSEKPEPVDDAEVAAVFKVDGDEKLQSLDVVKKAAEPVESADPASNPNVQTSNKPDVLYGKEKRKKEIEEKLETLNAKKHNLVQALKQLLNAEEELKRRNCTQGMVIRPTGPLQVDVTSESGLMARQTTPRTGSEANLVGDTEGAEAEDASNQNAHSRHMLRMSSMSPSSESPLRRPTILQHNVPHPSRASLAVTGSPSRFAPPGHQGNSGNLPTVCVSGTNYVASSPSPAASGGTSVFRDARQPSPWN
- the LOC102623830 gene encoding uncharacterized protein LOC102623830 isoform X2, whose protein sequence is MVALSLYRGNLHRVPDVPRRWLMPAARISFKDFKTLLNRRNRALSRLRQHSLAAGNAITSNPNSNCKQEDEAVKPNGSSLQVQLDEGKEGNCREEERNVKNEEIMDRGKLDDGDRSEKPEPVDDAEVAAVFKVDGDEKLQSLDVVKKAAEPVESADPASNPNVQTSNKPDVLYGKEKRKKEIEEKLETLNAKKHNLVQALKQLLNAEEELKRRNCTQGMVIRPTGPLQVDVTSESGLMARQTTPRTGSEANLVGDTEGAEAEDASNQNAHSRHMLRMSSMSPSSESPLRRPTILQHNVVPHPSRASLAVTGSPSRFAPPGHQGNSGNLPTVCVSGTNYVASSPSPAASGGTSVFRDARQPSPWN
- the LOC102623551 gene encoding uncharacterized protein LOC102623551, producing MDPTLKRSNTKSIIKTKTKTSHPTETNLDAPRSSKPFYYMSNNWSRLNLYRNEARASQKQIVNPPSKDIHLQARAMTVSADSDISRFLLNKPSKQQPQRKAKESRRTTEASKEELKKSAKGGSVNSLNMGAFDCEEGLESKKLVFVKDKDVKKDLEHEVKDLKRVSVSFGRRRSFCGSRVELADVLASCGVKIVSVDMPPFMQIHAVDCARKTYDSLEKFTAKTLALTLKKEFDEVYGPAWHCIVGTSFGSFVTHSVGGFLYFSMDQKLYILLFKTTVQRAD